A genomic region of Antennarius striatus isolate MH-2024 chromosome 4, ASM4005453v1, whole genome shotgun sequence contains the following coding sequences:
- the LOC137594612 gene encoding uncharacterized protein isoform X3 produces the protein MLRGVDDMDWLTRPRAWPSPSRTDQGPAPWTKDQGPAPWTKDLHPGPRTKDLHPGPRTCTLDQGPAPWTKDQGPAPWTKDQGPAPWTKDQGPAPWTKDQGPAPWTKDQGPVPWTKDQGPAPWTKDQGPVPWTKDQVPVPWLSPQLEGTWGAKLTQWTPILLVHSCPAGLFIPTIEVKIHFPKAFEGTMQSQTSPDRDNILLVL, from the exons atgctcaggggcgtggacgatatggactggttgacacgcccaagggcgtggccatccccaagtcggac ggaccaaggacctgcaccctggaccaaggaccaaggacctgcaccctggaccaaggacctgcaccctggaccaaggaccaaggacctgcaccctggaccaaggacctgcaccctggaccaaggacctgcaccctggaccaaggaccaaggacctgcaccctggaccaaggaccaaggacctgcaccctggaccaaggaccaaggacctgcaccctggaccaaggaccaaggacctgcaccctggaccaaggaccaaggacctgtaccctggaccaaggaccaaggacctgcaccctggaccaaggaccaaggacctgtaccctggaccaaggaccaagtaCCTGTACCCTGGTTAAG cccacagcttgaagggacgtggggggccaaactgacccagtggacacccatcctgttggtacacagctgtcctgcaggactcttcattcccactattgaagtaaag atccactttccaaaggcttttgaagggacaatgcagagtcaaacctcaccagacagagacaacattctgttagtgttgtaa
- the LOC137594612 gene encoding basic salivary proline-rich protein 1-like isoform X4, whose protein sequence is MTGLDQSPAERSYLFTSNRDQGPAPWTKDQGPAPWTKDLHPGPRTKDLHPGPRTCTLDQGPAPWTKDQGPAPWTKDQGPAPWTKDQGPAPWTKDQGPAPWTKDQGPVPWTKDQGPAPWTKDQGPVPWTKDQVPVPWLSPQLEGTWGAKLTQWTPILLVHSCPAGLFIPTIEVKIHFPKAFEGTMQSQTSPDRDNILLVL, encoded by the exons ggaccaaggacctgcaccctggaccaaggaccaaggacctgcaccctggaccaaggacctgcaccctggaccaaggaccaaggacctgcaccctggaccaaggacctgcaccctggaccaaggacctgcaccctggaccaaggaccaaggacctgcaccctggaccaaggaccaaggacctgcaccctggaccaaggaccaaggacctgcaccctggaccaaggaccaaggacctgcaccctggaccaaggaccaaggacctgtaccctggaccaaggaccaaggacctgcaccctggaccaaggaccaaggacctgtaccctggaccaaggaccaagtaCCTGTACCCTGGTTAAG cccacagcttgaagggacgtggggggccaaactgacccagtggacacccatcctgttggtacacagctgtcctgcaggactcttcattcccactattgaagtaaag atccactttccaaaggcttttgaagggacaatgcagagtcaaacctcaccagacagagacaacattctgttagtgttgtaa